A single genomic interval of Chitinophaga sp. 180180018-3 harbors:
- the rpsP gene encoding 30S ribosomal protein S16 — MPVKIRLQRHGAKKRPFYFIVVADARAPRDGKFIQKIGTYNPLTVPASINIDTEKALRWLQKGAQPTDTVRRILSFKGVLYLKHLLRGVSLNLFDEPTAYQKFAQWQAEHEQKVSARRDGHKKARMAAPIVRKVEDTPAPSADAQAEGEGTEA, encoded by the coding sequence ATGCCAGTAAAAATCAGACTGCAGAGACATGGCGCGAAAAAAAGGCCTTTCTATTTTATCGTAGTAGCCGATGCGCGCGCACCAAGAGATGGTAAATTCATCCAGAAAATCGGTACTTACAATCCTTTAACTGTTCCAGCTTCTATCAATATTGATACTGAAAAAGCATTACGCTGGTTACAGAAAGGTGCACAGCCTACCGATACTGTGAGAAGAATCTTGTCTTTCAAAGGTGTATTGTATTTGAAGCACCTGTTAAGAGGTGTAAGTTTAAACCTGTTCGACGAGCCTACTGCTTACCAAAAGTTTGCACAGTGGCAGGCTGAGCACGAACAGAAAGTTTCTGCCCGCCGCGATGGTCACAAAAAAGCAAGAATGGCTGCTCCGATCGTAAGAAAGGTTGAAGACACTCCTGCTCCGTCCGCCGACGCTCAGGCAGAAGGTGAAGGTACAGAAGCATAA
- the ffh gene encoding signal recognition particle protein: MFESLSERLDSAFKQLKGEGRISEINIAATVKEIRRALVDADVNYKIAKEFTDKVKDKALGEKVLTSISPGQLMVKIVKDELAELMGGTESEIDLKPNPSVILIAGLQGSGKTTFTGKLGNFLKTKKNKKPLLVAADIYRPAAIDQLKVLGEQIGVEVYSEPENKNAVQIAENAIKHAKANNFNVIIIDTAGRLAVDEVMMNEVAAVKAAVKPQEILFVVDSMTGQDAVNTAKAFNERLDFSGVVLTKLDGDTRGGAALTIRYTVEKPIKFVSMGEKLDTLDVFYPERMAQRILGMGDITTLVERAQAQFDEEQAKKLEKKIRQNKFDFEDFREQLQQIKKMGNLKDLMGMIPGVGKAIKDIDISDDAFKGIEAMINSMTQAERADPDMIDGSRRKRIAKGAGKDIQEVNQFMKQFEQMRQMMKMMNKFGGGGKGFKGLVR, from the coding sequence ATGTTTGAATCATTATCAGAGAGACTAGACTCCGCGTTTAAACAGCTTAAGGGTGAAGGCCGGATTTCCGAAATAAATATTGCCGCCACCGTTAAAGAGATCCGTCGTGCATTGGTGGATGCGGATGTAAACTATAAAATAGCCAAGGAATTTACAGATAAAGTAAAGGATAAAGCACTGGGGGAGAAGGTATTGACTTCCATTTCCCCGGGCCAGCTGATGGTGAAGATCGTGAAAGATGAGCTGGCAGAGCTGATGGGCGGTACCGAATCGGAGATCGATCTGAAACCCAATCCCTCCGTGATATTGATTGCGGGATTGCAAGGTTCCGGTAAAACCACATTTACCGGCAAACTGGGTAATTTCCTTAAAACAAAGAAGAATAAAAAACCTTTGCTGGTAGCAGCAGATATTTATCGTCCGGCGGCGATCGACCAGTTGAAAGTACTGGGAGAGCAGATCGGCGTGGAAGTATATAGTGAGCCGGAGAACAAGAATGCAGTACAGATTGCGGAAAACGCCATCAAACATGCCAAAGCCAATAACTTCAATGTGATCATCATCGATACCGCCGGTCGTTTGGCCGTTGATGAGGTGATGATGAACGAGGTGGCTGCAGTGAAGGCCGCAGTAAAACCGCAGGAAATCCTGTTTGTCGTGGATTCCATGACAGGTCAGGATGCGGTAAACACTGCAAAAGCGTTCAATGAGCGACTCGATTTCAGCGGGGTGGTACTTACCAAGCTGGATGGTGATACCCGCGGTGGTGCGGCGCTGACGATCAGGTACACGGTAGAAAAGCCGATCAAGTTCGTGAGCATGGGCGAAAAGCTCGATACACTCGATGTTTTCTACCCTGAGCGTATGGCGCAGCGTATCCTGGGCATGGGAGATATCACCACCCTGGTAGAGCGTGCACAGGCCCAGTTCGACGAAGAACAGGCAAAAAAACTGGAGAAGAAGATCCGTCAGAATAAATTCGATTTCGAAGATTTCCGCGAACAGCTGCAGCAGATCAAGAAAATGGGTAACCTGAAAGATCTGATGGGAATGATCCCGGGAGTGGGTAAAGCCATCAAGGATATCGATATCAGCGATGATGCCTTCAAAGGCATTGAGGCGATGATTAATTCCATGACTCAGGCCGAACGTGCCGATCCTGATATGATAGACGGCAGCCGCCGTAAACGTATCGCCAAAGGGGCAGGTAAGGATATCCAGGAAGTGAATCAGTTCATGAAACAATTTGAACAGATGCGCCAGATGATGAAAATGATGAATAAATTTGGCGGCGGAGGCAAAGGGTTTAAAGGGCTGGTGAGATAA
- a CDS encoding RNA polymerase sigma factor RpoD/SigA, with translation MRQLKITKSITNRESQSLEKYLQEIGKVDLITPEEEVNLAIRIKQGDQRALEKLTKANLRFVVSVAKQYQNQGLSLSDLINEGNLGLIKAAQRFDETRGFKFISYAVWWIRQSILQALAEQSRIVRLPLNKVGLSNKISKAYSQLEQEYEREPSPDELATILEINTEEVEATLGVAARHVSMDAPFIDGEDNSLLDVLENPNAVSADEELDHHDSLRREIERSLSTLTDRQKDVIMLYFGIAVEHPMSLEDIGEKFGLTRERVRQIKDKAITKLRTTSRSKLLRNYLG, from the coding sequence ATGCGCCAACTCAAAATCACTAAATCCATTACCAACAGGGAATCTCAGTCCCTGGAGAAGTATCTGCAGGAGATTGGGAAAGTGGATTTAATTACGCCGGAAGAAGAGGTAAACCTCGCTATCCGGATCAAGCAGGGCGATCAGAGAGCGTTGGAGAAGCTTACTAAAGCCAACCTTCGCTTTGTGGTATCCGTTGCGAAACAGTATCAGAACCAGGGGCTGTCGCTCAGTGACCTGATCAACGAGGGGAACCTCGGGTTAATTAAAGCTGCTCAACGTTTTGATGAAACGCGCGGTTTTAAATTCATTTCTTATGCCGTATGGTGGATTCGTCAGTCTATCCTGCAGGCACTGGCTGAACAATCTAGGATTGTTCGCTTACCACTTAACAAAGTGGGCCTGAGTAACAAGATAAGCAAGGCGTATTCTCAGCTCGAGCAGGAATATGAAAGAGAGCCTTCTCCCGACGAACTGGCTACTATTCTGGAAATTAATACGGAAGAAGTAGAAGCTACACTCGGTGTTGCTGCCCGTCACGTTTCCATGGACGCGCCTTTCATCGATGGTGAAGACAACTCCCTGCTGGACGTGCTGGAAAATCCAAATGCCGTAAGTGCAGATGAAGAACTGGATCATCATGATTCACTTCGCCGTGAAATTGAGCGTTCACTGTCTACACTGACCGACCGCCAGAAAGATGTGATCATGCTGTATTTCGGTATTGCTGTGGAACATCCCATGTCGCTCGAAGACATCGGCGAAAAATTTGGCCTGACCCGCGAAAGGGTACGTCAGATCAAAGACAAGGCCATTACCAAACTGAGAACTACTTCCAGAAGTAAGTTGCTGCGCAACTACCTGGGTTAA
- a CDS encoding START-like domain-containing protein: MSKKVLYELEFPVRCSPGILYEFLSTPAGLQEWFADRVDFRDNVFSFSWNGTSEEAEVLEQEEDEFIRLHWTHAPKDEYFEFRIQISEVTNETILVVKDFAEKKEVKDQSQLWEYQVKDLFHRIGS, encoded by the coding sequence ATGTCTAAGAAAGTGCTTTATGAGTTAGAATTCCCGGTACGGTGCTCCCCTGGTATCCTGTACGAATTCCTGTCTACACCAGCTGGTCTTCAGGAATGGTTTGCCGACAGGGTGGATTTCAGGGACAATGTTTTTTCATTCTCGTGGAATGGTACCTCCGAGGAAGCTGAAGTACTTGAACAGGAAGAAGACGAGTTTATCCGCCTGCACTGGACGCATGCACCCAAAGACGAATATTTTGAGTTCCGCATACAAATTTCGGAAGTAACGAATGAAACTATCCTGGTAGTAAAAGATTTCGCTGAAAAGAAAGAAGTAAAGGATCAAAGTCAGCTCTGGGAATACCAGGTGAAAGACCTTTTCCATCGCATAGGCAGTTAA
- a CDS encoding LptF/LptG family permease, producing the protein MKKLDKLIIKTFLGPFVATFFVTLFVLVMQFLWKYVDDLVGKGLDTIVIVQLIAYTSATLVTLALPLAVLLSSIMTFGNLGESFELVALKSSGISLLRFIRPLLVVCTFIGILAFLFANYVIPVANLQAKSLLYDITNSKPAFNIKAGVFYKDIPGYTIKVALKDKDNQTIHQVMIFDHQSGGGDKMILAEKGQMVLTANKRFLYFILENGWRYEERGNRGYTVPGDMIRLGFKTYSKAFDLSTFAFSRLNMDLFASNQQMLNIRQLDMAIDSMQKAENQYGKTINAYVTVRYPFFKWKDTGWVASAPPLKVKDFEDVVPEKSRRSALDRAEQYVRELSSSIDQPAQEYEDKHGLILMHKVEWQRKFTLAAACIVMFLIGAPLGSIIRKGGLGTPLVFAVIFFVIFNVFFMIGEKMARSGVMFTWSGMWLSNFVLLPIAGFLIVKAMNDSQLFNKEYYFRVIQKVKKFLARFQRKKVPVGSDIYTKPTI; encoded by the coding sequence GTGAAAAAACTCGATAAACTAATTATAAAAACCTTTCTGGGTCCCTTTGTAGCCACTTTTTTTGTTACTTTATTTGTACTGGTCATGCAGTTCCTTTGGAAGTATGTGGATGACCTGGTGGGAAAGGGATTAGATACTATCGTAATTGTTCAGCTGATTGCTTATACCAGTGCTACCCTCGTAACGCTGGCACTCCCACTGGCAGTATTGTTGTCGTCGATCATGACCTTTGGTAACCTGGGTGAAAGCTTCGAGCTGGTGGCCCTGAAATCATCCGGTATTTCACTGCTGCGCTTCATCCGCCCGTTACTGGTGGTTTGTACTTTCATAGGAATACTGGCTTTCCTGTTTGCCAACTATGTTATTCCGGTGGCTAACCTTCAGGCCAAATCCCTGTTGTACGACATCACCAATTCCAAACCGGCATTCAATATCAAAGCAGGCGTATTCTACAAAGATATTCCCGGGTATACAATTAAGGTAGCCCTGAAAGATAAAGACAATCAGACCATTCACCAGGTAATGATCTTCGACCACCAGAGTGGCGGCGGAGATAAAATGATCCTGGCCGAAAAAGGCCAGATGGTACTGACTGCCAACAAACGTTTCCTGTATTTTATACTGGAAAATGGCTGGAGATATGAAGAGCGGGGCAACCGCGGCTACACCGTTCCCGGCGATATGATCAGGCTGGGCTTTAAAACCTACAGCAAGGCTTTTGACCTCAGCACCTTTGCCTTCAGCCGTCTGAATATGGACCTGTTTGCATCTAACCAGCAAATGCTCAATATCCGGCAGCTCGACATGGCGATCGATTCCATGCAAAAAGCAGAAAATCAATACGGCAAAACAATTAATGCGTATGTAACTGTACGGTATCCATTCTTCAAATGGAAGGATACCGGCTGGGTGGCCAGCGCTCCGCCGCTGAAAGTAAAGGACTTCGAAGACGTGGTTCCTGAGAAAAGTCGCCGCAGTGCACTCGACAGGGCCGAACAATATGTACGGGAGCTCAGCAGTTCTATTGATCAGCCCGCACAGGAGTATGAAGATAAACATGGGCTTATCCTGATGCACAAAGTGGAGTGGCAGCGCAAATTCACGCTTGCGGCCGCCTGTATCGTGATGTTTCTGATCGGCGCCCCCCTCGGATCCATTATACGAAAAGGCGGATTAGGCACGCCATTGGTATTCGCTGTGATTTTCTTTGTGATATTTAACGTATTTTTCATGATAGGTGAAAAGATGGCCCGAAGTGGGGTCATGTTTACCTGGTCCGGAATGTGGCTTTCAAATTTCGTGTTGTTGCCGATCGCGGGTTTCCTTATTGTTAAAGCGATGAACGATTCTCAGCTTTTTAATAAAGAATACTATTTTCGCGTTATTCAGAAAGTCAAAAAGTTTCTGGCAAGATTCCAGCGGAAAAAAGTTCCTGTTGGAAGTGATATTTATACAAAACCTACAATTTAA
- a CDS encoding phosphatase PAP2 family protein — MKTLLTLFRKNIYFFLPFLLWVVVGGIMLATYSQRELFLSINGEHSAWGDVVVTGLTYLGDGIMFGLVLFLMLITQRFRLFFIGLAVLLLVTVVVQVAKHYFNAPRPISYFGDETATLVHTVKWVNVHSSCSFPSGHSAAAFGLFSFLAVISRNKKLGLLLIGMGLCAAYSRIYLAQHFFADVYVGSIVGTLCTIIVYGFFKFRDTSASPEVCAETLLQAKTTT, encoded by the coding sequence TTGAAAACGCTGTTGACACTGTTCAGAAAGAACATTTATTTCTTTCTCCCCTTCCTGCTATGGGTGGTAGTTGGGGGAATAATGCTGGCAACGTATAGCCAACGGGAGCTGTTTCTCAGTATAAACGGAGAACATTCCGCGTGGGGGGATGTTGTTGTGACCGGGCTAACCTATCTTGGCGATGGGATCATGTTCGGACTGGTGCTGTTCCTGATGCTGATTACGCAAAGGTTCAGACTATTTTTCATCGGACTTGCTGTATTACTGTTGGTAACGGTGGTAGTGCAGGTGGCTAAGCATTATTTCAACGCTCCGCGCCCGATCAGCTACTTTGGTGATGAAACCGCCACGCTGGTACATACCGTTAAATGGGTGAATGTACATAGCAGCTGTAGTTTCCCTTCCGGGCACTCGGCCGCTGCTTTTGGTTTATTCAGTTTCCTGGCGGTTATTTCCCGCAATAAAAAGTTAGGGCTGTTGTTAATAGGAATGGGACTGTGTGCCGCCTATTCACGTATCTACCTGGCTCAACACTTCTTTGCCGATGTATATGTAGGCAGCATTGTAGGCACACTCTGTACCATCATTGTATATGGCTTCTTTAAATTCAGGGATACCTCAGCTTCCCCCGAAGTATGTGCGGAAACGTTACTCCAGGCAAAAACAACGACCTGA
- a CDS encoding superoxide dismutase has protein sequence MDKREFLKLTSLAGAAILSGPLSGLAASSVSGEPLFADPKAPFVLPPLPYGYEALEPHIDKLTMEIHHDKHHAAYVKNLNDNIGSFAGLTLEEIMRKVTDKDKAVRNNGGGHYNHSLFWTLLSPAKKTPSDKLKAAINKNFGSWEAFQTKFNDAAKTVFGSGWAWLIVTPEKKLAIINTPNQDNPLMHNIVKDKGAPILALDVWEHAYYLKHQNKRPEYIDAFWNVVNWDEVEKRYNAAV, from the coding sequence ATGGATAAGAGAGAATTTCTCAAGCTTACCAGTTTGGCCGGTGCCGCCATTTTGAGCGGACCATTAAGCGGCCTTGCTGCATCTTCCGTATCCGGAGAGCCTTTATTTGCAGATCCTAAGGCTCCCTTTGTATTACCCCCACTGCCCTATGGATATGAGGCGCTGGAACCTCATATCGACAAACTCACAATGGAAATCCACCACGATAAGCACCACGCAGCTTATGTCAAAAATCTGAATGATAATATCGGCAGCTTCGCCGGACTTACCCTGGAGGAGATCATGCGTAAGGTTACTGATAAAGACAAGGCCGTTCGCAATAATGGAGGTGGCCACTACAACCACTCATTGTTCTGGACATTGTTGTCGCCTGCCAAAAAAACGCCTTCCGACAAACTGAAAGCGGCGATCAATAAGAATTTTGGAAGCTGGGAAGCTTTTCAGACAAAGTTCAATGATGCCGCAAAAACTGTATTCGGTTCCGGATGGGCATGGCTGATTGTAACTCCGGAGAAAAAGCTGGCTATCATAAATACGCCCAACCAGGACAATCCGCTTATGCATAATATTGTGAAAGATAAGGGAGCGCCTATCCTGGCATTGGATGTATGGGAACACGCTTACTATCTGAAACATCAGAACAAGCGGCCTGAATACATTGATGCTTTCTGGAATGTAGTGAATTGGGATGAAGTGGAAAAGCGCTACAACGCAGCTGTATAG
- a CDS encoding ThiF family adenylyltransferase, which yields MIQEYLRKQQDGSNDYRPVFYDLKKENEHQAFEALLKTHPHIRINDHLFSQLRELMKIRNPSKRLTPEEYEEQVKAYLGNTPMEQFGVWVYYPWNQQVVHLVDEAEFIELRTSRNQLKLTADEIAVLSKKKIGIVGLSVGQAIALTIVMERLCGEIRLADFDKLELTNMNRIRAGLHYIQVPKVVIAAREIAELDPFIKVKIFLDGMTEANMDEFFIDGGNLDIFIEECDGVDIKILSRIKAKELKIPVIMEMNDRGMLDIERFDLEPNRPLLHGLIPEVDISTLKGLTDAEKLPIFGPMLSLENASPRFKLSMGQIGKTITTWPQLASSVALGGAMVADTCRRIALGQLKSSGRYYVDFEQLIV from the coding sequence ATGATACAAGAGTACCTCAGGAAACAACAGGATGGGAGCAATGACTACAGACCTGTTTTCTATGATTTGAAAAAAGAGAATGAACACCAGGCTTTTGAAGCCCTTCTGAAGACCCATCCGCACATTCGCATTAATGATCATTTGTTTTCCCAGTTGAGAGAGCTGATGAAAATCAGGAATCCTTCTAAGCGCCTGACTCCGGAAGAATATGAGGAGCAGGTAAAGGCTTATCTGGGCAACACTCCTATGGAGCAATTCGGTGTATGGGTATATTATCCCTGGAACCAGCAGGTTGTTCACCTGGTGGATGAAGCTGAATTTATCGAACTGCGCACCAGCCGGAACCAGCTAAAACTCACAGCAGATGAAATAGCGGTGCTATCGAAGAAAAAAATAGGTATCGTTGGCTTATCTGTTGGCCAGGCCATCGCATTAACGATCGTTATGGAGCGGCTGTGCGGAGAAATCAGACTGGCTGATTTCGACAAACTGGAGCTTACCAATATGAACCGCATCCGGGCCGGTCTGCATTACATACAGGTCCCCAAAGTTGTTATTGCTGCCCGTGAAATAGCGGAACTCGATCCTTTCATTAAAGTGAAGATCTTCCTCGATGGCATGACTGAAGCCAACATGGATGAATTTTTTATTGATGGAGGCAACCTCGACATTTTCATTGAAGAATGTGATGGAGTGGACATTAAGATATTAAGCCGTATCAAGGCCAAAGAATTGAAAATACCAGTCATTATGGAAATGAACGACCGGGGCATGCTGGATATTGAGCGGTTCGATCTCGAACCAAACCGGCCTTTGCTGCACGGATTAATACCGGAGGTTGATATCTCTACCCTGAAAGGACTGACAGATGCAGAGAAGCTCCCTATCTTCGGTCCGATGCTTTCATTGGAGAATGCATCTCCCAGATTTAAGCTATCAATGGGGCAAATCGGCAAAACCATTACTACCTGGCCTCAGCTGGCATCATCTGTGGCGCTGGGAGGTGCTATGGTTGCCGATACTTGTCGCCGTATCGCCCTGGGACAGCTAAAAAGCTCCGGCAGGTATTATGTTGATTTTGAGCAGTTGATTGTTTAA
- a CDS encoding 7TM diverse intracellular signaling domain-containing protein yields the protein MLSKTIVLWSILTCLFLLPLTAITAQPVIYKNSGNLMQIGSHLELYTDKDNKLSIDSVMHKPFVHSTQDVPNLQITPYTQWARFQINNQSATHLLRLEVEYPIIDDITLYEILPDGKIKSTRLGEFTAYRNRGYDHQNYQFALDIPIGETRLFYLRVKAGEQLQLPVYLGTPETIYEKNNKRELMFGIYVGVILAMACYNLFISISTRDNSYLIYVSYIICVGMTQITLQGYSFRFLYPNSPWLAMHATVLVPILNGLTAVTFIQYFLSTKVNFPLGHKLLNIVLALYILCFIPTFLDKYDYAQILVQIDAFLASVMAFVVAWRISMKGISAARFFLLAWSIFLISIFIFVLRNFNVLPYNNFTYYALQIGSGIEVLLLSFALAHKINVFKAEKEESQRMALAASQENERLVREQNIILEAKVKDRTEDLQATNLELNNALHNLKEAQSQLVEKEKMASLGQLTAGIAHEINNPINFVTSNIKPLKLDIADLQELLNRYDGLQTSQDIPKALTEIQQFKREIDIHYIHEEISSLIKGIEDGATRTAEIVKGLRTFSRLDESEAKSIDIHEGLDSTLVLLRNSIPSYVNISKEYGSLPKIECYAGKINQVFMNIFSNALNAIKSKKEHHNEFISIKTELQSQFAVITIKDSGIGMSESVKEKIFDPFFTTKDVGEGTGLGLSIVFSIIEKHKGKIIVNSAPGEGAEFIIYLPLDISNHLS from the coding sequence ATGTTGTCGAAGACTATTGTTTTATGGTCGATCCTTACCTGCCTATTCTTGCTGCCTTTAACAGCCATAACAGCCCAACCTGTTATTTATAAGAACAGCGGGAACCTGATGCAGATTGGCAGCCATCTTGAACTTTATACCGACAAAGACAATAAACTGAGTATTGACTCCGTGATGCACAAGCCTTTTGTGCATTCCACCCAGGATGTTCCGAACCTGCAGATCACTCCTTACACCCAGTGGGCCAGGTTTCAGATCAATAATCAATCGGCCACCCACCTCTTACGGCTGGAAGTAGAATACCCTATCATCGACGATATTACGCTATACGAAATCTTGCCCGATGGAAAAATAAAGAGTACCCGTCTGGGTGAATTCACCGCTTACCGCAACCGGGGTTATGATCATCAGAACTATCAGTTTGCCCTGGATATCCCTATAGGGGAAACGAGGCTGTTCTATCTGCGGGTTAAAGCCGGCGAACAGCTACAGCTGCCGGTTTATCTTGGTACACCGGAAACTATCTACGAAAAAAATAATAAGCGGGAACTAATGTTTGGGATATACGTTGGCGTTATCCTGGCCATGGCCTGTTATAATCTGTTTATTTCTATCTCTACCCGTGATAACAGTTACCTGATATACGTTAGTTACATCATTTGCGTAGGTATGACTCAGATAACGCTGCAGGGATACTCGTTCCGTTTTCTCTATCCCAACAGTCCCTGGCTCGCCATGCATGCCACCGTACTGGTACCGATATTAAATGGGCTGACGGCCGTCACCTTTATTCAGTATTTCCTTTCCACCAAAGTGAATTTTCCACTGGGTCATAAACTGCTGAATATAGTACTGGCGCTTTATATATTATGCTTTATTCCTACGTTCCTCGATAAATATGATTATGCACAGATCCTGGTGCAGATAGATGCCTTCCTCGCTTCTGTCATGGCCTTTGTGGTAGCCTGGCGTATCAGTATGAAGGGCATAAGTGCCGCCCGCTTTTTCCTGCTGGCCTGGTCTATCTTTCTGATCAGCATCTTCATATTTGTGTTGCGCAACTTCAACGTACTGCCGTACAATAACTTTACCTACTATGCTCTCCAGATAGGCTCGGGAATAGAAGTACTGCTCCTGTCGTTTGCGCTGGCTCATAAGATCAACGTATTCAAGGCGGAGAAAGAGGAATCCCAGCGCATGGCACTGGCAGCGTCGCAGGAAAATGAACGGTTGGTACGCGAACAGAATATCATATTGGAAGCCAAGGTAAAAGACCGCACGGAAGACCTCCAGGCAACAAACCTCGAACTGAATAATGCGCTCCACAATTTGAAAGAAGCACAGTCGCAGCTGGTGGAAAAAGAGAAAATGGCGTCACTCGGTCAGCTCACGGCCGGTATCGCGCATGAAATCAACAACCCGATCAACTTCGTTACATCTAATATCAAACCACTTAAGCTGGATATTGCCGATCTGCAGGAGCTGCTGAACCGGTACGATGGCCTGCAAACCAGCCAGGATATCCCGAAAGCGCTGACAGAAATCCAGCAGTTCAAACGAGAGATCGATATCCACTATATTCATGAAGAAATCAGCTCCCTGATCAAAGGGATCGAGGATGGAGCTACCCGTACCGCCGAGATTGTAAAAGGTTTACGCACCTTCAGCCGCCTCGACGAAAGTGAAGCCAAGTCGATAGATATCCACGAAGGCCTGGACTCCACGCTGGTGCTGCTCCGGAACAGCATCCCATCCTATGTAAATATCTCCAAAGAGTATGGCAGTTTGCCGAAGATAGAATGCTACGCCGGAAAGATCAACCAGGTATTCATGAATATCTTCTCCAACGCCCTCAATGCGATCAAATCAAAGAAGGAACATCACAACGAATTCATCTCCATAAAAACTGAATTACAATCCCAATTCGCAGTGATTACTATCAAAGACAGCGGGATCGGGATGTCGGAGTCCGTGAAAGAAAAGATCTTTGATCCGTTCTTTACTACCAAGGATGTAGGCGAAGGAACCGGGTTGGGGTTATCTATCGTATTCAGTATCATAGAGAAGCATAAAGGTAAAATTATAGTGAATTCAGCCCCGGGAGAAGGAGCAGAATTTATTATATATTTACCGCTCGATATATCTAATCATTTATCGTAA
- a CDS encoding hybrid sensor histidine kinase/response regulator — protein MKENRIRILYIDDEVHNLNAFRAGFRRSYEIYTANSAQEGKQLLKEISVHIIIADQKMPVSTGVEFFNEIKDVLPDPVRILLTGYTDVEDIIDAINKGHIYSYIKKPWDETELHKTINNAYEIYSTRKQLREKITELEKTNDELNRFIYSTSHDLRSPLMSVLGIINLSRLDNSVADPNGYMNMVETCVLKLDDFIQKIIEYYRNSRLEVEYEKIDFKSLLSDCITAFKPQNTQIQFETQVDQAIDFRGDTFRISVILNNLISNAVKYQKPEEAHPMVNLSVKVEPHKATICIKDNGIGILSEHLNNIFKMFFRSKNNNKPGSGIGLYIVKEALNKIGGTINVESKYGEGTQFEITIPNRNEFDT, from the coding sequence ATGAAAGAAAACCGTATCAGAATATTATACATAGATGATGAAGTTCATAACCTGAACGCGTTCCGGGCCGGGTTCCGCAGAAGTTATGAAATCTACACCGCCAATTCAGCACAGGAAGGAAAACAGCTGCTGAAAGAGATATCGGTGCATATCATTATTGCAGACCAAAAAATGCCGGTATCGACCGGCGTGGAGTTCTTTAACGAAATTAAAGACGTACTCCCGGATCCTGTCAGAATCCTCCTCACCGGCTATACAGATGTAGAAGATATCATAGATGCCATCAACAAAGGGCATATCTACTCCTATATCAAAAAACCGTGGGATGAAACAGAACTTCATAAAACGATCAACAACGCCTACGAAATATACAGCACCCGAAAACAGCTGAGAGAAAAGATCACCGAACTGGAGAAAACCAATGATGAATTAAATCGCTTCATCTACTCCACCTCCCATGACCTGCGCTCTCCCCTGATGTCGGTGTTGGGTATTATCAACCTGTCGAGGCTCGACAATTCAGTTGCTGACCCCAACGGGTATATGAATATGGTGGAGACCTGCGTACTGAAGCTGGACGATTTCATACAGAAGATCATAGAATACTACCGTAATTCCCGCCTTGAAGTAGAGTATGAGAAAATAGATTTCAAATCGCTGCTGAGTGATTGTATCACTGCATTTAAACCGCAGAATACACAAATTCAGTTTGAGACACAGGTAGATCAGGCGATCGATTTCCGGGGCGACACATTCCGGATCAGTGTTATTTTAAACAATCTGATCTCAAATGCTGTTAAGTACCAAAAACCTGAGGAAGCGCATCCAATGGTCAACCTGAGTGTAAAAGTAGAGCCACATAAAGCCACCATTTGTATTAAAGATAATGGGATCGGTATTTTGAGCGAACATCTGAACAATATTTTCAAAATGTTCTTCCGGTCCAAAAACAACAATAAACCTGGCAGCGGTATTGGTTTGTACATTGTCAAAGAAGCATTGAACAAAATTGGTGGAACAATTAATGTAGAGTCTAAATACGGAGAAGGCACCCAATTTGAAATTACCATCCCTAACAGAAATGAATTCGATACCTGA
- a CDS encoding response regulator — MNSIPDLRVILIDDNEIDLLLHEKLIGFQQISRTVISFISANKALEFLSSNISLPRIPPTIILLDIQMPEMDGFEFLQAFDAYPQKIKSQCHIIMVSSSLDYGDITRTNANPMVVKLLKKPLLLKDLKETVEGIFKDFV; from the coding sequence ATGAATTCGATACCTGACCTGCGAGTCATATTGATTGATGATAATGAGATAGATTTACTCCTGCATGAAAAACTGATCGGGTTTCAGCAAATCAGCAGAACTGTTATTTCATTTATCAGTGCCAACAAGGCATTAGAATTCCTGTCGTCCAATATCTCTCTTCCCAGGATTCCTCCTACCATTATCCTGCTGGACATACAAATGCCGGAAATGGATGGATTTGAATTCCTGCAGGCTTTTGATGCCTATCCGCAGAAAATAAAGTCGCAATGCCATATCATCATGGTATCATCATCACTGGATTATGGTGATATCACCCGCACCAACGCCAATCCGATGGTAGTAAAGCTGCTGAAGAAGCCGCTGCTCCTGAAGGATCTGAAAGAAACGGTGGAAGGAATTTTCAAAGATTTTGTATAA